The genomic segment GTGCTTCTTATCCACGGCTACTCCGCCAATTGGCAAGGCTTCATTCCCTGGCATGATGCCCTCAAGGCCGCGGGAGTTGACGTCACTCCTATCGCCGTTGGGAACTACGTCACACTCAACAATGAAGTCACCATCAAAGATCTTGGCGAGGCATTTGACCGCGCCCTGCTATTCACTCCGTGGAGCACCGGCACTCGCGACGATACCTTCACCTTCGATGCTATCGTCCACTCCACCGGAATGCTCGTCCTTCGCCAGTGGCTCGCGAACGATCCCTACCCGCGCACCGACGCGCGCAGTCGCATTAGTCGCCTCAAGCATCTCGTTGGCCTTGCCCCGGCGACTTTCGGCTCGCCCCAGGGTAAGCAGGGCCGCAGTTGGCTCGGCGCTCTCGTCAAAGGCAACAAAGACCTGGGCCCTGACTTCCTCAACGCCGGCGACCAGGTACTGCTCGGTCTAGAACTCGCCTCCGTCTACACCTGGGATCTGGCTCACAAAGACATGCTCTGTACGCCGCCGCTCTATGCCACTGGTCCCGGCACCCCCTACGTCGCCGTCTTCATCGGTAATACGGGCTATAGCGGCATCTCCGCCGTAGCCAATTCCCCTGGCTCCGATGGCACTGTGCGCTGGGCCGGTTGTGCTCTCAATACCCGCAAGGTTTCGCTCGACCTCCGTCGCAACCCGCAGCTCAAAGATGAGGCCGGAAAGGTCACCCGGTGCACGATCAGCCCCTGGGCCGCCGAGCGCCTCGCCGCTCCCATGATCGCCGTCGACGGCAAAAATCATGGCACGATCATTTCCGACCCCGACCCCCACGTCCGCGACTTCATCACCCGTTTCCTCCGTATCGCCGACGCCGTGACCTACAACAGTTGGGAAGCCGCTGCCCTCAACTTCGGCCAGGCCGCCCTCGACAAAATGAGCGCGGAAAGCGTCAGGGGCGACTCCGGCGGCGCCGGTTGGCAGCAACTCGTCATTCACATGGTCGATGACCACGGTGATGGCGTCTCCGACTACAACTTTCAACTTTTCATCGGCGACGACCTGAGCCAGTCCGATGACCCCGGCTACCCCCCGGTTCCTCTCATCGTCGATTCCTTTTCCGCGGACAGTAGTTACCGTTGCTTCTACATCCGCATCTCCCCCGAGATGCTGAACCTTAACGCCGAGAGCAAACCCCCAAAAAAGATGTGGATCGAATTGATCGCCTCCAGCGGCTCCGACCTTATCCACTACGAGGCCTACACCAGCGACGACCCCAATGCCCCACAGTCCCTCACCATCGACAGGCCTGGCGTCCCGCCCATCAAATTCGATATCACCGCCCTCGCGCAAGGGGCCTCTCTCCTCTACCCTTACACCACCACCCTGCTTGAAGTTTTTGTGGAGCGCGAACCTATGCCTCTCGGAATGGTCAGCACTATCTTCACATTCCCTGAGCTTATGTAAGCTCTGACGTCATAGAAAGACAATGCGGTTTGCCACGCTTTGCGCTCGGTCCATCGGAGAGGTTCGGAAAATTGGCTGCCGGAATTCCCGACCGCGGCACATCAGCAGCATTACTTCCAGGAAGCGAGCAGAGAAAATGGCAATCGAAGTCCTCTTCCGTCGATCATCTGGCGGCCGAGCCCAACGATTCGACAGTGGCAGGTCATTCTCCTTGATGTAACCCGCTCTCGATCGAACCCCTTGCGACTGTCCAGGAGTTACTAACTTACACCGAGCCGCATGTTGTCACCCAGGAGTGAATCGAATCCATATTGTCTGAAGAATTGACGCGGTATAGTATGAAGCGCATCGTTTCGGAAGGGGGCGGCGGTGACAAACATCAACGGGAAAACCTACGCCATGACGGCGATTACGCCGATGAAGCCGTGGAAGACGCCGATCCTCAAAGTTTTCTTCTTCCTCCTCGCGCACATCAAACCCCTTCAGGCTCGCCTCGTCGGCCTTTCGTTTATCCACTTCGCGCGTTGGGTCGTCATCAAACGCCAGGCGTTTCCGCGACTGGCGAACAGCCAGCCGATCGAGAACCTCTCCTACGACTACCTTCTCTTCTTCAGCAATTTCAACGGAACCTGGAACCAGTACATCGACGCGTTCGCCGATGTGCTGGCGGACGGGTTGAACCTGGTCTGGCGATGGAGCGAGAAGTTCCCCATGTCGCGCCCCGTAACCGCCTTTAAGCGATACATCTCGCTGGTTCAGTTCGACACCGACTACTACTACACCGCCTATCCGCGAGCCACTACCAATGACGTCAAGGCTGCGCACCGCGTCTGCGCCGCGGTCGAAGATCTCGGGCGCAATTGTAATGAGATGAGTCCGGCCGAGTTCTCCGCGGCGTACCTCCAGTTTCTGGTGAAAGTACAAAAAGACCTGGGATCTACCGGGGTCGGGCCCGTAGGCACATAGAACGGAGAAAGCTATGGCGAACGTCAGCGGCAGCGTCTATGGACTAACCATTTTGTCTCCGATCATCAGCGATCCCAACGCGGACATCTCGCACGACTGCGCTATCCGGGAATACCTCGCGAACTTGGCCAATGGGCCCACGGGTCCGTTCGCCAAGGTCTCCAGCACCCACATCTGCCGCTTAGTTGTGATGGACGACCTTATTTATGTTGGCACGCCCGCGAGGGAGGAACATCTGAGCTCGCAGTATCTCGTCTTCGAGAGTAACTTCGATGGGGAGTTGGAGCCATACCTTAGGACAATGGCAAAAGAAATCCCGGAGGTGGTCGAATCTGTTTGGGGCCACTGCGTGGGTTATCCTGGCCTGCTCGACGTAAACGCCTTCGTGGCGTATATGAAGAAATGCCAACTCACCACGACGTTTTACTTCGCGGATGTGAATAACCATACGGTGCAATCCACTCTGCGCGCCCTGAAGGTGCAGGCGAGCGTGGCTGACTTCATCGGGAAACACCAGGGCGAGTCTCCGTCGGAGTTGCAGGCGGCATTTCGCGTCTTTTATGAGCGTGTGCGCAATATGTCAGAGCCGGAAGCAGGGCATCACGATCCACAGGGTCACGTGAGCATCAAGCTCAACAGGAGCATTGCGGCGCAACATGGCTAAATTGAACGCTGCCGATATCCAAGGGTTTGCGATGCGCGGATATACCTTTCCGGTCGCGCGCTTCGTATTGATGGGGATTGCGAACGCCGAGGGCGGACGCGCGTTACTCCTTCGTATTCTCGACCAGGTCACGACGGCGGAGCGTTGGGATGTGAAGCCGGATTCCACACTCAATATCGCGTTCACTTACGCGGGACTGGTCCGGATGGGACTGCCGGATGCCACGCTGCTCAGTTTCCCGGTGGAGTTTGTACAGGGGATGAAGGCGCGCGCGCCAATTCTGGAGGATTCTGGAAACAGCGCGCCGGAGCGATGGGACGCGGTGTGGCGAGACTCACAAGTACACGTTTGGGTGGCGATTTACGGGGAATCGCTGGATGTGCTGGCGCGTCGCTGCGCGACTCTGCGGCAGTTTCTGCAAGAGACCGGTGGTGCGCGGATCCTCTACGAGCAGGACGCATCGGCGCTGCCTGACGCCAACGGCGGTTACAGTACCAAAGAACATTTCGGATACACAGATGGTTTCGGCAACCCCGATTTCGAAGGAGCCGACCGCAAGTCGCAGCCAGGGCAGGGAAAACTGACCGCTGATGGCAAGTGGGTTCCTCTCGCGACGGGCGAGTTCCTGCTCGGCTACCCGGATGAGGCGGGCGAAATTCCAGCAGGTCCCGTACCGCATCTGCTGGCAAAGAGCGGTACCTTCATGGTGTATCGCAAGCTTCATCAAAATGTCGCCACATTCCGCCACTACCTCGATGAGCACGGCAGCCGCTATGCAGGAGGGAAAGAGAAACTCGCGGCCAAGTTTGTCGGTCGCTGGCGTGACGGCACGCCCCTCCTGCTTTCTCCGGATAAAGAGGATCCGGCGATCGTGACCAACCCGGCGCGCAGCACAAACTTTACCTATGGTGAGGATTCCGGGGGAAGCCGGTGCCCGATTGGCGCGCACATGCGCCGCGTCAATCCGCGGGATGCTTTTGGCTTCGGCGGCGCGCTCATCAATCGACGTCGCATCATGCGCCGTGGCCTGCCCTACGGCGTCTACACGCCGCCCGACCAGCCGGCCAATGACGCCGACGAACATGGCGTGATCTTCATCGTGCTGAATGCCAGCATTTCCCGCCAGTTCGAATTTGTGCAGCAGCAGTGGATCCAGTACGGTAACGATTCGCACCAGGGAAGCGATCGCGACCCACTGATGGGCGCTCACAACGGCCAAGGCAAGTTCATGATCCAGGGCGACACCAATGCTTCGAATCCGCCCTACATGTGCACCGCGCTTCCAAGTTTTGTGGAAACGCGGGGCGGTGACTACTTCTTCATGCCCAGCCTTACCGCCCTCCGGTTGATCGCAACGAACTCGGTGGACCCCAGATAAGGCGAGCCGCATGTATCTTCTATGTCGATTGAAAGCGATGCGATACTGTTGCCAACGGTCGGTCACTCAATCATGAAGGTTTGCTCAGCAAACAGCGTATAGGTAACGTTCTTGGGGGTCATGGTAGCAACGTCGACGTTGCGCCAAGTCCCTCCGGCGGAGCCGACTTTTCGGCAGAAATCTTGCTTCTACGAATAACACGGCGATTCACCGCCCGCCGGAGGGTCGCACAAGGCAAGTGGTGACGATCACTTTCCTCCGGTAAGCCGTTTCTCGGCCAAGTGGACTGGATTTCTAAACACTCGCCGGCCGATCAAAGCTTCTCCAGCCTGCCCAAAATACCTCTTTCGAGTCTTTGCAGACGCGACACCGAATGCAATTCTGTAAAAGTAAGCCCTTGAAACGGTATGCGATGCGACGAAATATTGGAGATGCGGGAAATGGAAAACGGCGACCGTCCTACTCCCAAAGAGAAAAGTACTCGGAATGCTAGACGTTTCAGCCCGTTGGCTCGGATACGGGCAGCCCACGCAAAACAGATCGCCATTCTATGCAGTTTTCTACTTCCTCTCGCCGCTTGCCGATCTGCACAGGATCTTCAGCGTCCTTCGATTGTCTTTGTCCACACTCCGCCCAGCCAATCTGGCGGTCCAGAACTGCTGGATGACCTGAGTGGGAAAGTGATCAATGGCCCTCCCGGAGCAAAGATCGTTGCATACGCGCGCAACTCCGAATGGTGGATCCAACCATTTCGGAGCCGCCCGTTTACCGAGATTGGGTCCGATGGGAACTGGAAGACCGCTACCCATCTTGGAACGGACTACGCAGTGCTGCTGGTTTCCCCGGGGTATCAGCCTCCGGTGCGCATCAAGGAACTCCCCGCAATAGGTGGCGCAGTGCTCGCTATAGCGCTCACGAAAGGGAATGCCGGGCAATCTATTGCGCCCAAGATTCTACATTTCAGCGGATATGACTGGGCGGTGAGTTCGTCTGCGGACTATCGCGGTGGCGAATTGAGCGACTATGAGCCCTCAAATGCTTGGGTCGATGATCATGGGCATCTTCATCTCTTGATGAGCGAGGGGGAAGGCCAATGGCATTGTGCCGGTATACGTCTGACGCGGAGCCTCGGTTACGGGACCTACCGTTTCGTTGTTCAGGACACTGTCCATCTGCCGACGTCCGCAGTACTCGCAATGTTCACCCGCGACGACCGTCAGAACCAGGAAGATGGGGCGGAGATGAATATCGAGCTAAGCCATTGGGGCAAGCAAACAAACCGGAATGCTGATTGTGTCGTACAGCCATACTATGTTCCTGAAAATACCGTTCATTACAATGTCCCGGCGGGCCCGATGACGTACGAGCTCCGCTGGGAACCGGGGAACGCCACATTTCGAACCTTCTCTGGAAATTCCGAGATCTCCGCCGCACATAAAATCATGGAACACGTGTTTAAGGCGGGCATCCCCATACCCGCCGCTGAAACGGTTCACATGAACTTCTATGATTTTCACCACTCAAAAAGCGGATTGCATCACCCTGTCGAAGTTGTGGTGGAAAGGTTTGAATATCTTCCGTGATCCAATTCGGCTGCGGGCATTCGGCAGTTCTGTCGTAGTCCCGCTATTGCTCCTGACTGCGATGCCGGCGTGGGCCGTCGACAACCGACGCGGCCTCCCGCAATATATGCACGACTCCTGGGGAGCAGAGAAAGGTTTCATGGGAGGGACAATCTTTGCCATCGCTAAGTCTCGCGATGGCTATTTGTGGCTGGGCACCGAACACGGACTCGTTCGGTTCGACGGGTCCGACTTCACTGCCGTGCCGGAGCCTTTGTCAGACGGTCGTCACGCCGGCGCGGTGCGTGGTCTTGTGGAAGACGCCGACGGGGAACTTTGGGTGCGTCTCGACGGCCCCCGTCTGCTCCGGTATGAGAATGGGACGTTCGATGATCCCGTTGCAAAATTCGGGCTGACAGATGCAGCCTTTACGGCTACTTCGCAGGACACTCGGGGAAAGCTGTTGGTCTGGGGACCAAAAAACGGGACACTTCGATTTCAGAACGGCGAATTTGATCGGACATCTGCTTGCGACGACATGAACGGCATCGTGATCTCCGTTCTCGATTCGACAGATGGCACGTTGTGGCTGGGTACGCGCGACGCAGGTTTGTACCAGGTACAAAACGGCAATTGTAACCAAGTCTTCTCTGAGGTTCGGCTCCAAAGCGTAAATGCGCTTGCTGCGTCAGAAGCTGGAGGGGTCTGGATCGGGTCGGAAGCCGGGTTGTACCTCTGGGAACATGGGACCCTTGTCCCGCTCGATCTCCCCCAACAACTACGCAGGGCACAGATTTTCGCGCTTACCAGAGATCACCACCACAACCTTTGGGTTGGAACGGACCACGGCCTTTTCCGAATCAATCTTCTAAGCAGGAAAGTCACCGGCTTTCTTGGCAGCACTGCCGGAATTGAGGTCTCGGCCATTTATGAGGACAACGAAGGCGAGATATGGTTCGGATGCGGCCGCACCCTGCAACGCTTGCGTGACGGAATGTTCGCTTCGTACTTCCTGCAGGAAGGGCAGCTCAATGAGAACGGAGGTCCGATTTTTGTCGACGACGCCGAGCGCACCTGGTTTGCGCCGGTCTCAGGCGGCCTCTTCTTTTTGAAGGACGGGGCCATCCAACGCGTGTCTGTGCCGGCTCTGAACAATGACGTGATCTATTCGATCAGTGGTGGCGACGGTGAACTTTGGCTCGGTCGCCAGCAGGGTGGTCTGACTCAGCTGACACGGCGCGGCGATCAATGGGTTGCCCGAACCTACACCCGTAAAGACGGATTAGCGCAGAACAGCGTATATACAGTGGTGCGCGCACGGGATGGCGCAATTTGGGCTGGCACAGTGAGCGGCGGTCTGAGCGTACTCCGCAATGGCCAATTCAAGAATTATTCGGTCGACACCGGTCTCCGCTCCAATGCCATCTTCTCTGCGATGGAGGCCTCCGATGGAACGATGTGGTTCGCTTCACCGAGCGGACTCGTCTCTTTTGCCGGTGACCATTGGACAACATATAGTGCGAACACTGCAGAGCCGTCACCGAATGTCAGGACCGTTTTCGAAGACTCCGGGAAGGTTCTCTGGATTGGCACATCGCATGGGCTAGCCCGTTTTGACCATGGACGCATTGCAATTCCTGATGACCTGCCAGAGGCCCTCACCGAAGAGGTACTGGGCATCGGACAGGATGCCCAGGGGTTCCTCTGGGTCGCAACCGCACACCATGTCGTTCGGGTGGACCGCGGTCCACTGCTCTCCGGCACTCTCTCCGAGAAGGACGTACTCAGCTACGCGGCGGAGGATGGCCTTCTTGAAACCGAAGGAGTGCGGCGCGACCGCTGCCTCGTTTCTGACTCTTCGGGACGGATTTGGCTCTCGCGACAACATTCGCTGGCCTTCGCGGATGTGCAAGCCGCAGATGGATACCGTTGGCCTGCCAGCGTACGGATCGACTCTGTCTCACCGGGAGAAGCGTATTCACCTGGTAAGCCGCTCGACGTGCCTCCTGGAACCCGAAATATCACGTTCCGGTATTCACCAACGGCCTTATTCATGCCCGGGCGTATTCAGTTTCGTTATCGGTTGGATGACTATGATCAGGCATGGAGCCAGGACGATTCCTTGCGTCAGGTTGTCTACACGCATCTGTCTCCGGGGCGCTATACCTTCCGCATCATGGCTTCCAACGCTCTCGGAGCTTGGAATGGTCCGGAGACCGATATTGCACTCATCATTCGTCCAGCACTCTGGCAGACATGGTATTTCCGTCTGTTATGTGCTGTCGCCTTTGCGATAGCGATCGTTTGGCTCTACCGCATCCGGATGCTTCACTACAATGAGCGCCTGAACCGTCGTTTTCAGGACCGTCTGGCGGAACGCACCCGCATAGCGCAAGACCTTCACGACACCCTCCTGCAAGGTGTCCTCAGTGCATCCCTTCAGTTGGACATCGCCCAGGACCACCTGCCCGACGATTCGCCTGCGCGACCGATGCTTGGCCGTGTTCTGCAACTCATGCGGCAGGTTACCGAAGAAGGACGCGAAGCCTTGCGGAGCCTTCGCTCCTTCAATAGCGGCACAACAATCGAGACGGCATTCGCCCGTCCGCCCCAGGAGGCGGGCCTGACGCAATCGTCCACCTACAGGGTTCACGTTGAAGGTGGCCCACGTCAGCTTATGCCCGCTGTAGGCAACGAGGTGATTTTCATTGGCAGAGAAGCATTACTCAACGCATTCAATCATGCTCAGGCACGCAACATCGACGTAACTATCGAATATGGTTCGCGAGCCTTTCGCTTCCTGGTGCACGACGATGGCTGCGGAATCGATCCAGCTATTCTGAAGAACGGCCGTTATGGCCACTGGGGTTTAGCTGGCATGCGCGAACGCGCTGAGGCCATCGGTTCCGTGCTCAAGATCCAAAGCCGCGGCTCGGGCGGAACAGATGTTGAACTGACCGTCCCCGCTGTGATTGCCTTCGCTGACTTGAGGGTGCGGGATTCATGGTGGCCCTGGCGGGCAAAGAAGGACTATTCTAAGGTGCGTGAGAACAGGCAGCCGCCCCCATGAACAAACTGTCGGTTCCAATTCGTATTCTGTCCGTAGACGATCACCCGCTCATGCGCGAGGGAATCGCGGCCGTCATTCGGAATGAACCGGATATGCAGCTTGTCGCGGAAGCAGTCAACGGTGAGGAAGCGATCATTCGCTTTCGCGAACATCGGCCGGATATCGTCTTGATGGATCTCCGTCTGCCAGACATCTGTGGTACAGAAGCAGTCCGTGCGATTCGTCGCGAGTTCAGCGATGCACGCATTATCGTTCTGACCACTTTCGATGGTGACGCGGATATCCGTCTGGCCTTAGAGGCGGGTGCACAAAGCTACATGCTCAAGAGCATGCCCCGGCGGGAACTGGTGGAAGTTATTCGAAAAGTGCACGAGGGCAAGCGTCACGTGCCGCCGGAGGTCGCCGCCCAACTTGCAGAGCACATGGGCCAGGAGTTCCTCAGCCGCCGAGAAATCGAAGTCCTCGAGAGAATCGCCGGCGGCAATCGCAACAGCGACATCGCATCGATGCTATTCATCAGCGAAGAAACCGTAAAAGGTCACGTTAAGCACATCATGGAG from the Occallatibacter riparius genome contains:
- a CDS encoding glycoside hydrolase family 16 protein → MENGDRPTPKEKSTRNARRFSPLARIRAAHAKQIAILCSFLLPLAACRSAQDLQRPSIVFVHTPPSQSGGPELLDDLSGKVINGPPGAKIVAYARNSEWWIQPFRSRPFTEIGSDGNWKTATHLGTDYAVLLVSPGYQPPVRIKELPAIGGAVLAIALTKGNAGQSIAPKILHFSGYDWAVSSSADYRGGELSDYEPSNAWVDDHGHLHLLMSEGEGQWHCAGIRLTRSLGYGTYRFVVQDTVHLPTSAVLAMFTRDDRQNQEDGAEMNIELSHWGKQTNRNADCVVQPYYVPENTVHYNVPAGPMTYELRWEPGNATFRTFSGNSEISAAHKIMEHVFKAGIPIPAAETVHMNFYDFHHSKSGLHHPVEVVVERFEYLP
- a CDS encoding sensor histidine kinase, producing the protein MGGTIFAIAKSRDGYLWLGTEHGLVRFDGSDFTAVPEPLSDGRHAGAVRGLVEDADGELWVRLDGPRLLRYENGTFDDPVAKFGLTDAAFTATSQDTRGKLLVWGPKNGTLRFQNGEFDRTSACDDMNGIVISVLDSTDGTLWLGTRDAGLYQVQNGNCNQVFSEVRLQSVNALAASEAGGVWIGSEAGLYLWEHGTLVPLDLPQQLRRAQIFALTRDHHHNLWVGTDHGLFRINLLSRKVTGFLGSTAGIEVSAIYEDNEGEIWFGCGRTLQRLRDGMFASYFLQEGQLNENGGPIFVDDAERTWFAPVSGGLFFLKDGAIQRVSVPALNNDVIYSISGGDGELWLGRQQGGLTQLTRRGDQWVARTYTRKDGLAQNSVYTVVRARDGAIWAGTVSGGLSVLRNGQFKNYSVDTGLRSNAIFSAMEASDGTMWFASPSGLVSFAGDHWTTYSANTAEPSPNVRTVFEDSGKVLWIGTSHGLARFDHGRIAIPDDLPEALTEEVLGIGQDAQGFLWVATAHHVVRVDRGPLLSGTLSEKDVLSYAAEDGLLETEGVRRDRCLVSDSSGRIWLSRQHSLAFADVQAADGYRWPASVRIDSVSPGEAYSPGKPLDVPPGTRNITFRYSPTALFMPGRIQFRYRLDDYDQAWSQDDSLRQVVYTHLSPGRYTFRIMASNALGAWNGPETDIALIIRPALWQTWYFRLLCAVAFAIAIVWLYRIRMLHYNERLNRRFQDRLAERTRIAQDLHDTLLQGVLSASLQLDIAQDHLPDDSPARPMLGRVLQLMRQVTEEGREALRSLRSFNSGTTIETAFARPPQEAGLTQSSTYRVHVEGGPRQLMPAVGNEVIFIGREALLNAFNHAQARNIDVTIEYGSRAFRFLVHDDGCGIDPAILKNGRYGHWGLAGMRERAEAIGSVLKIQSRGSGGTDVELTVPAVIAFADLRVRDSWWPWRAKKDYSKVRENRQPPP
- a CDS encoding Dyp-type peroxidase, with product MAKLNAADIQGFAMRGYTFPVARFVLMGIANAEGGRALLLRILDQVTTAERWDVKPDSTLNIAFTYAGLVRMGLPDATLLSFPVEFVQGMKARAPILEDSGNSAPERWDAVWRDSQVHVWVAIYGESLDVLARRCATLRQFLQETGGARILYEQDASALPDANGGYSTKEHFGYTDGFGNPDFEGADRKSQPGQGKLTADGKWVPLATGEFLLGYPDEAGEIPAGPVPHLLAKSGTFMVYRKLHQNVATFRHYLDEHGSRYAGGKEKLAAKFVGRWRDGTPLLLSPDKEDPAIVTNPARSTNFTYGEDSGGSRCPIGAHMRRVNPRDAFGFGGALINRRRIMRRGLPYGVYTPPDQPANDADEHGVIFIVLNASISRQFEFVQQQWIQYGNDSHQGSDRDPLMGAHNGQGKFMIQGDTNASNPPYMCTALPSFVETRGGDYFFMPSLTALRLIATNSVDPR
- a CDS encoding response regulator; translated protein: MNKLSVPIRILSVDDHPLMREGIAAVIRNEPDMQLVAEAVNGEEAIIRFREHRPDIVLMDLRLPDICGTEAVRAIRREFSDARIIVLTTFDGDADIRLALEAGAQSYMLKSMPRRELVEVIRKVHEGKRHVPPEVAAQLAEHMGQEFLSRREIEVLERIAGGNRNSDIASMLFISEETVKGHVKHIMEKLGANDRTEAVAIGVRRGIIRL